Within the Bacillus pumilus genome, the region TCCATTATGGTAAATAACACTAATATCACTTGCCAATTTGAGAAATTTTTCTTCCGTTAGCCCAAATAATGGCCTAGATAAATCACCTACAATTGGAATAATACGATCTTTAAATTTTTCATTCCAAATTTCATACTTCTTTAATGCATTTTGAATACGCAAAAAACCGGACTCTGTTGAATTAGCGCGCACTAAACAATAAATTTTTGCAGAACTCATCTTTAGTAGATCACGTAACAAAAAAGCACCTAAGAAACCGGTTGCACCTGTTAAAAAAACATTATCTATGTATGAAGTATCTTTATTTTCAAATGGCTCAGTTGGTTGTATAGAAGAATCTAATGAGACTTCATTCAATAGATACTCTAATTGATGTTTTTCCAACTCTTCCTCACCAATTACATTTAAGCTTTCAATATTTTCTGCCATACCTGCTATTGTAGGATACTCAAATAAAATGCGGAGTGGAATATGGATGTTAAATTCTTCACGCAATTTAAAAATAAGTTTATTTGCACTCAGTGAATGTCCACCAATCTCGAAGAAGTCATCATAAATAGATATCTTATTTTCGCCCAAAACATCTTTCCAATGGTGTAGTATTACTTTTTCTTTATTATTTCTCGGTGGTGTATAACCGTTTATGAATGTTTTTTCTATTTCTCTAGGAAGAGGCAATGCTTTTTTATTCAATTTCCCATTCGGGGTGATTGGGATAAAATCTAATTTAATTAAATAAGAAGGTACCATATAATTAGGCAAAAATTTCGAAACATAATCTTTAAGTTCTATTGAGGAAATATTGCTACCTTTCTTTTCAATATAATAACCTATTAAAATATTTTCTTCTTGATGGTCTTCATTTGTTAAAATGATTATCTCCTCAATCGATTCATTTTTTCTGATAGCTGCTTCAATTTCTCCTAATTCAATACGATATCCACGAACCTTAACTTGGTCATCTTCCCTTCCAATAAATTGAATTTCCCCATTTGGAAGGAGCTTAGCCAAATCACCCGTTTTATACATCAAATCCTTATTTTTAAAATGGTCTTTAAAAAATCGCTGTTTTGTTAATTCTGGTTTATTTAAATAACCTCGAGCTACACCGTCACCAGATATAAATAAATCACCGACTACACCTATTGGCTGTAATTGTAGGGAAGAATCTAAAATATACATTTGAGTATTTGAGATTGGCTTTCCTATAGAAATATTACCTTGGGTAACATCTTTAATCGCTGACCAAATTGTAGTTTCAGTCGGTCCATACATATTGAAAATTTGAGCGTTTGAGTTGCGTCTCAATCCTTCCAATAACTCTTTAGTTAGAGCTTCTCCTCCCACCATTATTTCCGAAAGATTCATTAAACTAGAAGCTAAAGATTTATTTTGTAAGAACAACCTATATCGAGAAGGAGTAGTTTGCATCATTTTTACATCATATTTTTTTATAAGATTTGTTAATGATTCTGCATCAGAAAGTTCTTTTTCACTTGCTAAAATTATATGCTGACCTATAGTTAAAGGTAATAATATCTCTAACATAAAAATATCAAAGGATATTGTTGTTACTGCTATAATAGGTTTATTTCTTTTAAAGTTGACAGCTTGTGACACTGCATTAATAAAGTTATTTAATGATTTATGTTCCACCATAACTCCTTTGGGATTTCCAGTAGATCCTGAAGTATATATCACATAAGCTAATTGGTTTTCATTAATTAAATTAATTGGTGCTTCTTTACTTTCATTTTTTATTAAGTCAGATTCTTCATCTAGATAAATAATTTTACTATTACCAAATGCAAAATATTCACTAAACTGTTTATTGGTTATAATTAAGGATGTTTTTGAATCTTCTATAATATATCTTATTCTTTCTTTTGGAAATGATGGATCTATTGGAACAAAGCAACCTCCAGCTTTAAGGATTCCTAGAATACAAATTACCATATTAATCGATCTTTCAACACATACCCCTACAATTTCTTCTGAACCCACACCATATTTTTTCAAATAATTAGCAAATTCGTTTGCATTTTCATTCAAATCTTTATACGTTATTGATTGGTTATCAAATGAAATTGCAATTTGTTTAGGAAATAAATTTGCTTGATCTGTGAATAACTCTAAAAATGATTGATTAGCTGAACTAGATAAATCACATTTATTATAGATATCATTTTTCGGCATCAGATCTTTTTGAACTAGAGATATACTATTTATTGGAACTTCTATCTTATTTACGATTTCATTTAAAATGTTTTCAAAATGTTTCATCATTTGAATAATGGTACTTTTCTCAAATAAATCTTTATTATACTCGAATGTACAAATAAGCCCTTTTTTTGATTCACTCATTGTTAGACTCAAATCAAACTTTGACATAGTCGAATTGAATTCAATATCACTAGGCTCAATTCTTATATCATCCATTGAGAGATAATCAAGTTGAATATTTTGCAAAGTAAACATAACTTGGATTAGAGGCGAGTGGCTTAAGCTTCTTTTTATTTGCAATTTTTCAACTAGCTTCTCAAACGGGATTTCTCGATTTGAAAATGCTTCAAGAGAAGTTTTGTTTACACGATTTAATAGTTGTTTAAAGGTAAGCCCCCCTGACACATTTGTACGAAAGACCAGGGTATTAATAAAACACCCTATGAGTTCTTCAGTTTCAGGTATATCTCGACCTGCAACTGGACTTCCGATTACTATATCTTCTTGGCCTGTATATCGAAACAACAGTAATTTGAAACCAGTTAATAAAGTCATAAATAACGTGACTCCTTCTCTTTTACTGATTTCATTTAATTTGTTCATCAAATTAACGGGCAAATTAATTGTATGTATCCCTCCTCTATATGTTTGTACTGCTGGTCTTGAATGATCTATAGGAAGTGAAATTAATGGTTTAATCCCCCTTAATTTATTCTTCCAATAAGTAATTTTCTTTTCAAACATCTTCTCATTTAGATATTTATGTTGCCAGACTGCGTAATCTGCATACTGTATTGAGAGGTGAGGAAGTTTTAATTGTTTTCCTTTTTTTAAAGTTAAATAATTCTGCTGTAGTTTTTGCATGATAATATTAAGTGACCATCCGTCGGAAATAATATGATGCATATTCAAGAGAAAAACATAATTATTTTTCTCTTTTTGAATTAATGTTGCACGAATTAGTGGACCTTTTGTTAAATCAAATGGTTTATTAAATTTTTTATTAATTAGACGTTTTACTTCATCCTCTTTATTATTGAAACAACTTAAATCCTCAAAATCCATTTTCCAATTTATACCACCATTAATAACTTGACATATCTCACCACTCACTTCTTTAAAAGTTGTCCTTAATATCTCGTGTTGGTTAATGATACTAATTAAACTGTTCTCCCATAGATCAATGCAAAGTTCGCCTTTAATATTTAATAAAAGTGGAAGGTTATATAATGAACTGTTAGGAACTAGTTGATCCAAAAACCAAATGCGCTGTTGAGCATATGAAAGTGGCATTATTTCTTCTTGGATAATTTGAACAGAATCAGCTCTCTCTTCTTGACTATAATTCTCTATGTTTTTGTTATTCATATCTTCCCAACTCCTCTTCTGTAATAATTGATTAACGTTAATTATTTATTTACTCTATTTATTGAGAACTTAATATCCATTCAAACACAGTAAAAGTTGCAAATAAAAGTAAGGAAGATATCCAAGAAGCTTTCTTTGAAAGACCTGATACTTGTTGAAAACCTATTGCAAACAGCACAAATGACCATATGGTGAATAACTCTATTTTTTTAAGTAGATTTTCTATTGGAGGGGATGAATTAATAAAACTACTTAAAGAGGTTATTTGCATATATGGACTAGTTTGAAAAACTATTATGATAATCGTGTTAACAATATCACCTATAACGCCTATTAAGCTTATATATATAAACATCGATAGCATTTGGTGATAATTACTCTGTCCCTTAAAAATTTTAGATATGAAAAACATAATAGCTGGTGCTATGAAAATAAAAATAATTAAACCAGCAAGAACTAATACCATAAAAGGTATTAGTTCTCCTATATCTTTAGTTTCATTATCTGAATATGAAATTCGAAAATATAGAGATACAAGATTCAAGATAATTATTATATTCAAAGGCCACCAGACAGTAGGTCTTTTTCTTATTTCACTTAATTGTGCAGTTGGATGTGTAATCATTTTTAAAAGTGATGGTTTTTGTGTTCTTTCATTTTCATTAACTTTCTTTTTCATATTATTTCCTCTCAATAAATTATTTTTGGCTTCAACCAATCAATTCTTTTTTTAAGTGCTTCTTTGATGAGATGAGCTAGGATAATACTTCTTACGTTCCACACGTTCAATTGTTGGAAGATATGTCTTTTCGTCTGTCTTTTGAACGTATTCTGATAACTCTTTAATTGTTGGGCGTGAAAAGATTTCGTTAATTGGTACTTGTACTTGAAACTGTTTTGAAATACGCGACACCAACATCATGGCTTTTAAAGAATGGCCACCCAGTTCGAAGAAGTTCGCATGAATACTAATTTGATCGGTTTCAAGTATTTCTCTCCACATCTTTTCTATGCTTTTCTCAATTTCATTTGTCGGTGCCACATACTCCTCTACTGATTGTATTTCCGGTAAAGGTAAGGCCTTTCGGTCCAACTTCCCATTTGAAGTGAGAGGCATTTTTTCCATCTCAATGATATGAGTTGGCACCATATAATGAGGCAGTGATTGTTTGAGATACTTACGTAAATCATTCATAGTATATCCATCATCAACTATTACATAAGCACACAAGTAATCTGTTTGAATAACCACAACTGCTTCTTTAACATTTGGATATTCTAGAAGACAATGTTCAATCTCACTTGGTTCGATACGATACCCTCGAATATTAATCTGGTCATCTATTCTTCCTACATAGTCTATTGAACCATCTGGAAGCCAGCGAGCTAGGTCACCTGTTCTATACATTTTTTCTCCTGGAATGAAAGGGTTTCTTACGAATTTTTCTTTCTTACACTAATCGGATAACTAACTCTTTTTCCCATACAAAAAACACCTCCAAATTGTTTTCAGATATGCTATACCCGATTTTCAATTTAAAGGTGTTTTTATTTGTCTCACTTTATGGGGTCAGTCCCCATGTGAACGGCTTTTTTCTATACAAACAATTTAAGATGGTCATGCACTTTCACATTCCTTTAAAATAATAGGATGAAATGATTCACAACATGGAGGTTTATATGACGTTACCTACATTCAAGTACAACCCAGATCCAATTTCGTTACATGTGATCAAAAAAGAACAGACGACATGTCCTGTTTGCGAGAAAGAAAGAGAATATGTGTATCATGGTCCATTTTATACTGTTGAAGATGTGGAAGGAATTTGCCCTTGGTGCATAAAAGATGGTTCAGCCTCTAAAAAATACAATGGTATGTTTCAAGACGATGCAAGCTGTGATGACGTTGATGAAGAGAAATATATAGATGAACTGATCTATAGAACACCAGGTTATCGCGGCTGGCAGCAGGAATATTGGTTAAGTCATTGCGGAGATTTTTGCGCGATCGTCCAGTATGTCGGTTGGAAAGAGATAGAACATTTAGAGGAAGAGCTCACAGAAGATATCGAAGACATTTGCAGCGGCGGAGGATTAACGAAAGAGAACCTAAAACAATGGCTCGTCAACGGCGGAGATCTGCAAGGCTACCTCTTTCAATGTGTCTACTGCAACAAGCATCGTTTATATATTGACGCTAGTTAAACAAAATAAGGACCCTTCAAACAGGTCCTTTTTTCATACCATCTATTTTTTATATAAAATGAGTGCAGAAAAACAGTAGAGCTGTTCTCCACCTTGCTCACAGATCACCGCTACATTGTACTTGATGTCAATGATTTGGTCGTCATCCATTCCTTTTAAAAAAAGATTGATTTCGCTCTGCAAATCTTTTTCGTGCTCTTCATCAAATACAGCTACCTTTAGCACATATGCCACTCTCCCTTCTCTCGCTACTCTATCTTTATGCACATTAGGGCGGGCATATGAACAAAAAAAGCCTTTCATCTATGAGATGAAAGGACTTCTGTTTACAGCTTCGGTTTTGTTTCTCCAGTCCAAGCAAGCATTCCGCCAACGACATTGGTCGCTTGATAGCCTTGGTCTTCTAGGAAATAACAGACATTTTCACTACGTTTACCAGACCGGCAAATAATATAATATTCTTGCGTTTGATCGAATGCATCCAGTTTCTCCGGGATATCTCCCATTCGAATGTGGATCGCTTCAGGAATCATTCCTTCTGCTACTTCCTCGTTCTCACGCACGTCAACAAGCTGAATCGCTTCTTCTTGCTCTAGCTTTTGTTTTAATTCTTCTATTGAGATTTCTTTAACTGACACGGCGCTTATCTCTCCTTTTCATCACGGTGACACCATTATAGCAAATGAACTGCATCACTGTGTATTCACCCGCTTCGATTGTAGGAAAGATGGCAGGCGTTTCTTCACTTCGGCTGCCCGTTGCTCACTGTCAAACTCTACTTTTTTGAATACTTGATAGGCCAGCCACATATGGACATAGGCGAGTATACTCACACTAAAGAACGGTACGATTCCCGGCAAATAAGCAAAGAGAACAAATAGCAGAGCCGAGAAAACGAGCATACAAAGTGTATATTGCAAATAGGAGATACCGAGCAAAAGAGAGAATTTCAAATAGAGACGTTTTTTCCAATCATAATGAGCCAGCAGCGGAAAAATATAAAACAAGCTCACAACAAAGAGAAAACCAAAGATATAAATGGCAAAACGAAGCACATGCAAAAACCAGCTCGTTGGATAAATAAACGCAAGGTCTACATATATAATCGTCCCTATGATCAGTAGCGCCACTCCTATTAAATTAGAGCGTACAAACTCCACACGGTACACCTTCCAAAAAGTCCTGAAAACGCTCACTTGCTCATGCCCTTGTATCCACTTTCTCATCACCGAAAATAACGCAGTGGTCGCAGGCATCAATCCAAAGATCCCAAACCCCATCAAGGTGAACAGCAGCCATAGCAAATTCGTATAGGCGAGTCTCATCACCCACTCACACATTCGCAGCATTCTGCTCATTGAACCATCATGATCCATCTCTTTTCCCTCCTCTCCTTCTTATGACACCGTCTCTTTTTGAAGAAGCTCTTCTATGTCGATTGGGCGTTTCTCTGCAACAGACCGCCACATGCCTTCTCCAAGTGCAATCGAATAAGCACCAGCCTCTGCTCCTGCTGATATGTCATAGTGAATTAAAGGATCTTTCCCGATAAATAAATCCGCCAAAAGCAGAGGATCTCCGCCGCCATGTCCCCCAGGCTGCTTCACGACTTCAATCGTCTCTTTTGCCCCAAACATCGGATAATAAGAAATCGTCTGTTCTGGGAATTGAAAAGGAATTCTTGATGGCACATGAAACTCATTTGTTTCAATACGCCCCTTCGTCCCATTGATAGCAAGCCGGTATCCTTCGTAGGGTGCTGAGAATTGAATCGAATAGCTGAAAAGAGCCCCTTGGTCATATGCCACTGATGCCACATATGTATCCTCAATGTCAATTTCCTCATCAAAAATACAGGCGTCTGGGCGATAATTGGCGTATTGCTGCGTTTGCTCCTGACCGGATTCGATATGATCGTCCTCGACCCTTGTGCGTTCTACTCTCGGATTCCACCTTGCTTCATAATGACATGTATCCTTCACATGACATGTTCCGCAATACCTGCTTTCTTCCCCCTGCAAAGGATTCCAAGGACTTTGATCTCCGTAATAGTTAAGCGCCCCATAGGCAAATACTTGCTTTGGTTTTTGATTGATCCACCAATTGACCAAATCAAAATGATGCGTTGATTTATGAACGGATAGTCCGCCAGAGAATTGCCGCGTGCGGTTCCACCTTTTGAAATAACTAGCGCCATGATACGTATCAATGAGCCAGCTCAGTTCAACAGATGTAACCCTTCCAATCTTTCCTTCTAAAATGAGTTCTTTGATTTTTCGATGAAATGGGTTGTAGCGATAATTGAAAGTGACTGTGACCTTTCCTTTACTTTCCTTTTCTTTTTCCATTACTTTTTTGGCGTCTTTAGCTGTTGTAACCATCGGCTTTTC harbors:
- a CDS encoding non-ribosomal peptide synthetase, with product MNNKNIENYSQEERADSVQIIQEEIMPLSYAQQRIWFLDQLVPNSSLYNLPLLLNIKGELCIDLWENSLISIINQHEILRTTFKEVSGEICQVINGGINWKMDFEDLSCFNNKEDEVKRLINKKFNKPFDLTKGPLIRATLIQKEKNNYVFLLNMHHIISDGWSLNIIMQKLQQNYLTLKKGKQLKLPHLSIQYADYAVWQHKYLNEKMFEKKITYWKNKLRGIKPLISLPIDHSRPAVQTYRGGIHTINLPVNLMNKLNEISKREGVTLFMTLLTGFKLLLFRYTGQEDIVIGSPVAGRDIPETEELIGCFINTLVFRTNVSGGLTFKQLLNRVNKTSLEAFSNREIPFEKLVEKLQIKRSLSHSPLIQVMFTLQNIQLDYLSMDDIRIEPSDIEFNSTMSKFDLSLTMSESKKGLICTFEYNKDLFEKSTIIQMMKHFENILNEIVNKIEVPINSISLVQKDLMPKNDIYNKCDLSSSANQSFLELFTDQANLFPKQIAISFDNQSITYKDLNENANEFANYLKKYGVGSEEIVGVCVERSINMVICILGILKAGGCFVPIDPSFPKERIRYIIEDSKTSLIITNKQFSEYFAFGNSKIIYLDEESDLIKNESKEAPINLINENQLAYVIYTSGSTGNPKGVMVEHKSLNNFINAVSQAVNFKRNKPIIAVTTISFDIFMLEILLPLTIGQHIILASEKELSDAESLTNLIKKYDVKMMQTTPSRYRLFLQNKSLASSLMNLSEIMVGGEALTKELLEGLRRNSNAQIFNMYGPTETTIWSAIKDVTQGNISIGKPISNTQMYILDSSLQLQPIGVVGDLFISGDGVARGYLNKPELTKQRFFKDHFKNKDLMYKTGDLAKLLPNGEIQFIGREDDQVKVRGYRIELGEIEAAIRKNESIEEIIILTNEDHQEENILIGYYIEKKGSNISSIELKDYVSKFLPNYMVPSYLIKLDFIPITPNGKLNKKALPLPREIEKTFINGYTPPRNNKEKVILHHWKDVLGENKISIYDDFFEIGGHSLSANKLIFKLREEFNIHIPLRILFEYPTIAGMAENIESLNVIGEEELEKHQLEYLLNEVSLDSSIQPTEPFENKDTSYIDNVFLTGATGFLGAFLLRDLLKMSSAKIYCLVRANSTESGFLRIQNALKKYEIWNEKFKDRIIPIVGDLSRPLFGLTEEKFLKLASDISVIYHNGALVNFIYPYDALKKSNVLGTEEILRLACLKKIKPVHFISTIYVFSNSEEGSTKFINEEHMPTPEHLGGSIGYTESKWVAENIIQIARKRGIPVSIYRCGRLTGDLQTGACQKNDLIWRIIAGCIEMKMAPTELGKLNLVPVNYASKSIVKISISEEMGGNFHIYNSESLDFDDVITVIEKEGFKLERKSMKKWLDTINKEKEGSIEALGSFLMDSKSDKGTIIFDSNQTNEILQKISMYLPKVDVYIFKRILGYFIRNNYFTEIPSNENKTINR
- a CDS encoding Yip1 family protein, coding for MKKKVNENERTQKPSLLKMITHPTAQLSEIRKRPTVWWPLNIIIILNLVSLYFRISYSDNETKDIGELIPFMVLVLAGLIIFIFIAPAIMFFISKIFKGQSNYHQMLSMFIYISLIGVIGDIVNTIIIIVFQTSPYMQITSLSSFINSSPPIENLLKKIELFTIWSFVLFAIGFQQVSGLSKKASWISSLLLFATFTVFEWILSSQ
- a CDS encoding phosphopantetheine-binding protein; its protein translation is MYRTGDLARWLPDGSIDYVGRIDDQINIRGYRIEPSEIEHCLLEYPNVKEAVVVIQTDYLCAYVIVDDGYTMNDLRKYLKQSLPHYMVPTHIIEMEKMPLTSNGKLDRKALPLPEIQSVEEYVAPTNEIEKSIEKMWREILETDQISIHANFFELGGHSLKAMMLVSRISKQFQVQVPINEIFSRPTIKELSEYVQKTDEKTYLPTIERVERKKYYPSSSHQRST
- a CDS encoding CbrC family protein → MTLPTFKYNPDPISLHVIKKEQTTCPVCEKEREYVYHGPFYTVEDVEGICPWCIKDGSASKKYNGMFQDDASCDDVDEEKYIDELIYRTPGYRGWQQEYWLSHCGDFCAIVQYVGWKEIEHLEEELTEDIEDICSGGGLTKENLKQWLVNGGDLQGYLFQCVYCNKHRLYIDAS
- a CDS encoding sporulation protein Cse60 — translated: MLKVAVFDEEHEKDLQSEINLFLKGMDDDQIIDIKYNVAVICEQGGEQLYCFSALILYKK
- a CDS encoding rhodanese-like domain-containing protein; this encodes MSVKEISIEELKQKLEQEEAIQLVDVRENEEVAEGMIPEAIHIRMGDIPEKLDAFDQTQEYYIICRSGKRSENVCYFLEDQGYQATNVVGGMLAWTGETKPKL
- a CDS encoding YesL family protein, which translates into the protein MDHDGSMSRMLRMCEWVMRLAYTNLLWLLFTLMGFGIFGLMPATTALFSVMRKWIQGHEQVSVFRTFWKVYRVEFVRSNLIGVALLIIGTIIYVDLAFIYPTSWFLHVLRFAIYIFGFLFVVSLFYIFPLLAHYDWKKRLYLKFSLLLGISYLQYTLCMLVFSALLFVLFAYLPGIVPFFSVSILAYVHMWLAYQVFKKVEFDSEQRAAEVKKRLPSFLQSKRVNTQ
- a CDS encoding Gfo/Idh/MocA family protein, which codes for MKRVVVCGLSHRAFNMFIKPLTEDFNEHYRITGLLDIDHHRYTLCQKRFPSLRGVSFFHEEAFDQMVKEAKPDIVIVAGRDDTHVTYILQALDHDLDVITEKPMVTTAKDAKKVMEKEKESKGKVTVTFNYRYNPFHRKIKELILEGKIGRVTSVELSWLIDTYHGASYFKRWNRTRQFSGGLSVHKSTHHFDLVNWWINQKPKQVFAYGALNYYGDQSPWNPLQGEESRYCGTCHVKDTCHYEARWNPRVERTRVEDDHIESGQEQTQQYANYRPDACIFDEEIDIEDTYVASVAYDQGALFSYSIQFSAPYEGYRLAINGTKGRIETNEFHVPSRIPFQFPEQTISYYPMFGAKETIEVVKQPGGHGGGDPLLLADLFIGKDPLIHYDISAGAEAGAYSIALGEGMWRSVAEKRPIDIEELLQKETVS